In Castanea sativa cultivar Marrone di Chiusa Pesio chromosome 6, ASM4071231v1, a single window of DNA contains:
- the LOC142641017 gene encoding sodium/hydrogen exchanger 4, with amino-acid sequence MMVFDYVRNLGNQEHPQVLLITVFVAVLCLCLIIGHLLEEYRWVNESITAILTGCVAGTVILFLSKGKSSHILTFNDELFFIYLLPPIIFNAGFQVKKKQFFQNFLTIMFFGVFGVFISAVVITAGSWWLLPKLGFVGLTAREYLAIGTIFSSTDTVCTLQVLHQDETPLLYSLVFGEGVVNDATSVVLFNAIQKLDVSRVNGRTMLHVIGDFFYLFLTSTALGVTAGLVAAYVLKTLYFGRHSSVREISLMILIAYLSYMLAELLQLSGILTVFFCGILMSHYAWYDVTNSSRITTRHVFATMSFIAETFIFLYVGMDALDIEKWKMTKLCFGTLMAIYSTLILLILLGRASFVFPLSALSNYLNRKAERTEVITFKHQIIIWWAGLMRGAVSIALAFKQFTYSGVTWDPISATMITNTIIVVLFSTLVFGFITKPLISYLIPHHESIIIRHGELVVPKDDLNVPLLSFEESTATNIGRAKDSLSLLIERPITTIHSYWRKFDDSYMRPIFGGPVTSQLQC; translated from the exons ATGATGGTGTTTGATTATGTAAGAAACCTTGGTAATCAAGAACACCCACAGGTGCTTCTCATAACGGTGTTCGTGGCCGTTCTTTGTCTTTGCTTAATCATCGGTCACTTGCTTGAAGAGTACCGCTGGGTTAACGAGTCCATCACTGCCATTTTGACT GGATGCGTAGCTGGAACAGTAATCTTGTTTCTGAGCAAAGGGAAAAGTTCTCACATCCTTACTTTCAATGACGAATTGTTCTTCATATATCTCCTTCCACCAATAATATTTAATGCTGG ATTTCAAGTCAAGAAAAAACAGTTCTTCCAAAACTTCCTTACTATCATGTTCTTTGGGGTGTTTGGTGTTTTCATTTCTGCTGTAGTTATCACAGCTG GCAGCTGGTGGCTGTTACCTAAGTTGGGATTTGTTGGTTTGACTGCACGAGAATATCTAG CTATAGGAACAATATTTTCATCAACTGATACAGTGTGTACACTGCAG GTTCTCCATCAAGATGAAACTCCTTTGCTATACAGCCTAGTTTTTGGGGAAGGAGTTGTAAATGACGCGACATCAGTTGTTCTGTTTAATGCAATTCAAAAGCTTGATGTTTCAAGAGTAAATGGCAGGACTATGCTTCATGTTATTGGAGATTTCTTTTACCTTTTCTTAACTAGTACTGCTCTTGGAGTCACT GCTGGACTTGTGGCAGCATATGTTCTTAAAACCTTATACTTTGGAAG ACACTCAAGCGTCCGTgaaatttcattgatgattttAATAGCATATCTGTCCTACATGTTGGCAGAG CTGCTGCAACTTAGTGGAATTCTCACTGTTTTCTTTTGTGGGATTCTGATGTCACACTATGCATGGTATGATGTGACTAATAGCTCAAGAATCACAACCAg GCATGTATTTGCAACAATGTCATTTATTGCAGAgacattcatttttctttatgtggGAATGGATGCTCTTGACATTGAAAAGTGGAAGATGACTAAATTATG TTTTGGGACTTTAATGGCCATCTATAGCACCTTAATCTTGCTAATATTGCTTGGGCGTGCTTCATTTGTATTCCCTCTCTCTGCTCTTTCCAATTACTTGAACAGAAAGGCCGAGAGAACAGAAGTAATCACATTTAAACACCAG ATAATCATTTGGTGGGCTGGGCTTATGAGAGGGGCAGTCTCTATTGCATTGGCTTTTAAACAG TTCACATATTCGGGTGTTACATGGGATCCAATTAGTGCCACAATGATCACCAACACCATAATCGTAGTCCTCTTCAGTACATTG GTGTTTGGTTTTATAACAAAGCCTCTAATAAGCTATCTAATTCCTCACCATGAGTCTATCATAATCAGGCATGGAGAATTAGTTGTTCCAAAAGATGACTTGAATGTGCCTTTGCTCTCATTCGAAGAATCTACTGCAACCAACATTGGCCGTGCAAAGGATAGTTTATCCCTTCTTATAGAAAGACCTATTACCACCATACATTCCTACTGGAGGAAGTTTGATGATAGCTATATGCGACCAATATTTGGAGGGCCAGTTACCAGTCAGTTGCAATGTTAA
- the LOC142641016 gene encoding pentatricopeptide repeat-containing protein At4g17616, which produces MALALAREILVQPRFTVSYSLGFRVAATVLRTIFINHNREFIRKNVGTYQISDVYYRWYQNPYLQKISTSTHPERICWEGSSHAVLLRKLETALKDHQLDEVWESFNDFKNLYGFPKGIIFGKLINELSYSSDPHWLQKACDLVLLVLKKESGLLQSDTLIKLSLSLARSQMPIPASMILRVMLEKETLPPMNVLWLVVLHMVKTEIGTYIASNFLVQFCDCFQRLNVNKNDRAKLIKPDTMIFNLVLDACVRFELSFKGQQIIELMSQTGAVADAHSITIIAQIHEMNGQRDELKKFKDHIDRVSAPFVFHYRQFYDSLLSLHFKFNDIDSAADLVLYIYRDWESFPIQNVRKELQKPHFVPLGSDNLKTGLKIQIVPEMLQKDSILKVEGKQELVTFRNGKLMLSNKALAKLINGYKRVGKISDISKLLLSIQKKSHSLQVSRLCSDVIDACIKLHWLETAHDILDDMESAGAPMGCTTYLSLLAAYNKEKMFREAKALLKQMRKAGLVLNLSDEMVVSTCRSEALDKNAMLASSTVISESDLAEFLVREMREENAVPPTVYEFNSSIYFFFKAKMLADALKTYRRMQEMKIQPTVQTFSNLVCGYSSLGMYRDITIIWGDIKRNMESGNLVVSRDLYEFLLLSFLRGGYFERVMEVIGHMKEHGMYTDKWMYRSEFLKLHMNLYRRLKASKARTDAQSKRLEYVQAFRKWVGID; this is translated from the coding sequence ATGGCACTAGCATTGGCCAGAGAAATTCTAGTGCAACCCCGCTTCACTGTGAGTTATTCATTGGGATTTCGTGTGGCTGCGACTGTTCTAAGGACCATTTTCATTAATCACAATAGagaatttattagaaaaaatgtTGGGACTTATCAAATATCAGATGTTTACTACAGATGGTATCAGAACCCatatcttcaaaaaatttctacTAGCACTCACCCTGAAAGGATATGTTGGGAAGGTTCCTCGCATGCAGTTCTGCTGAGAAAGCTTGAAACTGCCTTGAAGGATCACCAATTGGATGAAGTATGGGAATcttttaatgattttaaaaacttgtATGGATTCCCTAAGGGTATTATTTTTGGTAAGTTGATCAATGAACTGTCATATTCATCTGACCCACACTGGCTTCAGAAGGCATGTGATTTAGTCTTGCTAGTTTTGAAAAAGGAATCAGGTTTACTTCAATCAGATACCCTAATTAAGTTGTCCCTTTCCTTAGCGAGATCTCAAATGCCTATCCCTGCGTCAATGATTCTTAGAGTGATGCTGGAGAAAGAGACTTTACCCCCCATGAATGTATTGTGGTTGGTTGTTCTGCATATGGTGAAGACAGAGATTGGGACATACATTGCTTCAAATTTCTTGGTTCAGTTTTGTGATTGTTTCCAACGCTTAAATGTGAATAAAAATGACCGGGCAAAGCTGATAAAACCAGATACAATGATCTTTAACCTAGTGCTTGATGCTTGTGTGAGGTTTGAATTGTCTTTTAAAGGCCAACAGATCATTGAATTGATGTCCCAGACAGGGGCTGTAGCTGATGCACATTCAATCACTATTATTGCCCAGATTCATGAGATGAATGGTCAGAGGGATGAGCTGAAGAAATTTAAAGACCACATTGATAGAGTTTCAGCTCCGTTTGTATTTCATTATCGGCAGTTCTATGATAGTTTGTTGAGCTTGCACTTCAAGTTTAATGACATTGATTCTGCTGCTGATcttgtgttgtatatatatagagactGGGAATCTTTTCCCATTCAAAATGTTAGGAAGGAACTACAAAAGCCTCATTTTGTTCCTTTGGGATCTGACAATCTCAAGACGGGATTGAAGATACAGATTGTACCTGAGATGCTGCAGAAGGATTCTATCCTCAAAGTGGAAGGTAAACAAGAACTTGTTACTTTTAGAAATGGGAAACTCATGCTTAGCAATAAGGCACTGGCCAAGCTCATTAATGGATACAAGAGAGTTGGGAAGATTAGTGACATATCAAAGCTTTTACTTAGCATTCAGAAGAAGTCACATTCATTGCAGGTATCCAGATTGTGCTCTGACGTGATTGATGCTTGCATTAAATTGCATTGGCTTGAAACTGCTCATGACATTTTGGATGACATGGAATCCGCTGGAGCTCCCATGGGCTGTACTACTTACTTGTCACTCCTGGCTGCCTACAACAAGGAAAAGATGTTTAGGGAAGCAAAGGCACTGCTTAAACAAATGAGAAAAGCTGGTTTGGTCTTAAATTTATCTGATGAGATGGTTGTCTCCACCTGTCGATCAGAAGCATTAGATAAAAATGCCATGCTTGCCTCATCAACAGTGATAAGTGAATCAGATCTGGCTGAGTTTTTGGTTCGAGAAATGAGAGAGGAGAACGCTGTTCCTCCTACGGTTTATGAGTTCAATTCTTCTATTTACTTCTTCTTCAAGGCCAAAATGTTAGCAGATGCTTTGAAAACATACAGAAGAATGCAGGAGATGAAAATCCAACCTACAGTGCAAACTTTTTCTAATCTGGTATGTGGATATTCTTCTCTAGGAATGTATCGTGATATCACGATCATCTGGGGGGACAttaagagaaatatggagagtGGAAATTTGGTAGTGAGCAGAGATCTCTATGAGTTCTTGCTACTGAGTTTTCTTCGAGGTGGTTACTTTGAGAGAGTGATGGAGGTTATTGGTCATATGAAAGAGCATGGTATGTACACTGACAAGTGGATGTACAGAAGTGAGTTTCTAAAGCTTCATATGAATCTTTATAGGAGGCTAAAAGCATCAAAAGCTAGAACTGATGCTCAAAGCAAAAGGCTTGAATATGTCCAGGCATTTAGGAAATGGGTTGGCATAGATTGA